In one Nocardioides luteus genomic region, the following are encoded:
- a CDS encoding glycoside hydrolase family 13 protein: protein MTYQIYPRSFADADGDGTGDLAGITSRLDHLADLGVDAIWLSPFYPSPQIDYGYDVTDARGVHPLFGSLSDAEDLLTKAHEVGLKVIIDLIPNHTSSEHPWFGEALSAGPGSPERDRYVFRDGRGPDGDEPPTNWQSVFGGSAWTRVEDGQWYLHMFAEEEPDLNWRHPEVAEEFRSVLRWWLDRGVDGFRVDVAHGLVKALRDQHVPEGKSPNSDPAVMYDTGVEDDPMWDHPDVHGVYRDWHDVISSYPGDRMLIAEAWTRGPADLRGYLRTDEFEQAFNFRWLQAHWSAREFTDAIVSTLEALSPSRAWPTWVLSNHDAVRHRTRYGDGAQALARARAATLTMLALPGSAYLYQGEELGLPHVELPPEHQQDPWAAGGNGRDGCRVPLPWSGDAPPFGFGPGDGQPWLPQPVQWAELTVAAQTGRPGSTLEFYRSAIAARRRYARGGEVRFLDMPDDVIAFRRGRLTAVINCGAVPTPLPPGDVVICSGEPVGAELPPDTAVWLLDDDG from the coding sequence GTGACGTACCAGATCTACCCACGCTCGTTCGCCGATGCGGACGGGGACGGCACCGGAGATCTCGCCGGTATCACCTCGCGGCTGGACCATCTGGCCGACCTCGGGGTGGACGCGATCTGGCTCTCGCCGTTCTACCCCTCGCCGCAGATCGACTACGGCTACGACGTCACCGACGCCCGCGGGGTGCACCCTCTCTTCGGGTCGCTCTCCGACGCCGAGGACCTGCTCACCAAGGCGCACGAGGTGGGCCTGAAGGTGATCATCGACCTGATCCCCAACCACACCTCCTCGGAGCACCCGTGGTTCGGCGAGGCGCTCTCGGCCGGACCGGGCTCGCCGGAGCGTGACCGCTACGTCTTCCGCGACGGTCGAGGGCCGGACGGCGACGAGCCGCCGACCAACTGGCAGTCCGTCTTCGGTGGGTCCGCGTGGACCCGGGTCGAGGACGGGCAGTGGTATCTCCACATGTTCGCCGAGGAGGAACCCGACCTCAACTGGCGCCATCCCGAGGTGGCCGAGGAGTTCCGGTCCGTGCTGCGGTGGTGGCTGGACCGGGGCGTCGACGGGTTCCGTGTCGATGTCGCCCACGGCCTGGTCAAGGCGCTGCGCGACCAGCACGTCCCCGAAGGGAAGTCACCGAACTCCGACCCGGCGGTGATGTACGACACCGGCGTCGAGGACGATCCGATGTGGGACCACCCGGACGTCCACGGGGTCTACCGGGACTGGCACGACGTCATCTCGTCCTATCCCGGCGATCGGATGCTGATCGCCGAGGCGTGGACCCGAGGCCCGGCAGACCTGCGCGGCTACCTGCGCACCGACGAGTTCGAGCAGGCGTTCAACTTCCGGTGGCTGCAGGCGCACTGGTCGGCGCGCGAGTTCACCGACGCGATCGTGTCCACGCTGGAGGCGCTGAGTCCCTCCCGGGCTTGGCCCACGTGGGTCCTCTCCAACCACGACGCCGTACGCCACCGCACGCGCTACGGCGACGGGGCCCAGGCGCTCGCCCGTGCCCGCGCGGCGACGCTGACGATGCTGGCACTGCCCGGGTCGGCGTACCTCTACCAGGGCGAGGAGCTCGGCCTGCCGCACGTGGAGCTGCCCCCGGAGCACCAGCAGGATCCCTGGGCGGCCGGCGGGAACGGCCGCGACGGCTGCCGGGTGCCGCTGCCGTGGAGCGGTGACGCACCACCCTTCGGCTTCGGTCCCGGCGACGGCCAGCCGTGGCTGCCGCAGCCGGTCCAGTGGGCGGAGCTGACCGTCGCGGCGCAGACGGGCCGGCCCGGCTCGACCCTGGAGTTCTACCGGTCGGCGATCGCGGCCCGGCGCCGCTACGCCCGGGGCGGCGAGGTGCGGTTCCTCGACATGCCCGACGACGTCATCGCCTTCCGCCGCGGCCGGCTGACGGCGGTCATCAACTGCGGGGCGGTTCCGACGCCGCTGCCCCCGGGAGACGTGGTGATCTGCAGCGGCGAGCCCGTCGGCGCCGAGCTGCCGCCGGACACCGCGGTCTGGCTGCTCGACGACGACGGCTGA
- a CDS encoding alpha-glucosidase, with product MPSNLTEPAGRTGPGWWRSAVVYQVYPRSFADGNGDGVGDLRGIRERLDHLEWLGVDVLWISPVYPSPMADNGYDVSDYHDVDPTYGTLAELDALISELHERGMKLVMDLVANHTSDEHPWFVDSTMSPESPKRDWYWWREEPNNWGSFFSGPAWTYSEGRAAYYLHLFTRKQPDLNWENPEVRQAVYEVMRWWLDRGVDGFRMDVVNLISKDPELPEAPVMPGQRYGNMRRSVIDGPRVHEFLAEMHREVFDRYDRDLLLVGETGETTVEEGRKYTDPARRELDMVLHYEHVEIDHGTFKWDVRPFDLGRLRDRFAAWQTGLADVGWNSLYWDNHDQPRVVSRYGDDGRWHTESAKLLATVLHLQRGTPFVYQGDEIGMTNHPFASIDEFDDVEAVNYYHEAIAAGQEHEDVMRSLRAMSRDNGRTPMQWDDSPGAGFTTGTPWLAINPNHTEINVAAQLEDPDSVLSHYRRLIQLRHEDPVVVDGDFSLLAESHPQVFAFRRRHESGQLTVLANFSGDEADLGELADECRGELVLGSGRGAVMQPWESRVYRR from the coding sequence ATGCCCTCGAACCTCACCGAACCCGCTGGTCGCACCGGTCCGGGGTGGTGGCGTTCCGCCGTCGTCTACCAGGTCTACCCGCGCAGCTTCGCCGACGGGAACGGTGACGGCGTCGGCGACCTGCGCGGGATCCGGGAGCGGCTCGACCACCTCGAGTGGCTCGGCGTCGACGTGCTGTGGATCTCGCCGGTCTATCCCTCGCCGATGGCCGACAACGGCTACGACGTCAGCGACTATCACGATGTCGACCCGACGTACGGGACGCTTGCGGAGCTGGACGCCCTGATCTCCGAGCTCCACGAGCGCGGGATGAAGCTGGTGATGGATCTGGTCGCCAACCACACCTCCGACGAGCATCCCTGGTTCGTGGACTCGACCATGAGCCCGGAGAGCCCGAAGCGCGACTGGTACTGGTGGCGCGAGGAGCCCAACAACTGGGGCTCGTTCTTCTCCGGGCCGGCCTGGACCTACAGCGAGGGCAGGGCCGCCTATTACCTCCACCTGTTCACCAGGAAGCAGCCGGACCTGAACTGGGAGAACCCCGAGGTCAGGCAGGCGGTGTACGAGGTCATGCGCTGGTGGCTGGACCGTGGTGTCGACGGCTTCCGGATGGACGTGGTGAACCTGATCTCCAAGGACCCGGAGCTCCCGGAGGCGCCGGTCATGCCGGGGCAGCGTTACGGCAACATGCGCCGGTCGGTGATCGACGGGCCGCGCGTCCACGAGTTCCTCGCCGAGATGCACCGGGAGGTCTTCGACCGCTACGACCGCGACCTCCTGCTCGTCGGGGAGACCGGCGAGACGACGGTCGAGGAGGGCCGCAAGTACACCGATCCGGCACGCCGCGAGCTCGACATGGTCCTGCACTACGAGCACGTCGAGATCGACCACGGCACCTTCAAGTGGGACGTACGCCCCTTCGACCTCGGTCGCCTCCGCGACCGGTTCGCGGCCTGGCAGACCGGTCTGGCGGACGTCGGCTGGAACAGCCTCTACTGGGACAACCACGACCAGCCGCGGGTGGTCTCGCGGTACGGCGACGACGGCCGCTGGCACACCGAGTCGGCCAAGCTGCTCGCGACCGTGCTGCACCTGCAGCGGGGCACCCCGTTCGTCTACCAGGGCGACGAGATCGGCATGACGAACCACCCGTTCGCCTCCATCGACGAGTTCGACGACGTGGAAGCGGTGAACTACTACCACGAGGCGATCGCCGCCGGCCAGGAGCACGAGGACGTGATGCGCTCGCTGCGGGCGATGTCTCGTGACAACGGACGTACGCCGATGCAGTGGGACGACTCCCCCGGCGCCGGCTTCACGACCGGGACGCCCTGGCTCGCGATCAACCCGAACCACACCGAGATCAACGTCGCCGCGCAGCTCGAGGACCCGGACTCGGTGCTCTCGCACTATCGCCGGCTGATCCAGCTGCGCCACGAGGACCCGGTCGTGGTCGACGGCGACTTCAGCCTGCTGGCCGAGAGCCATCCGCAGGTCTTCGCCTTCCGCCGTCGCCACGAGAGCGGGCAGCTGACGGTGCTCGCCAACTTCAGCGGCGACGAGGCCGACCTCGGTGAGCTCGCCGACGAGTGCCGAGGCGAGCTCGTGCTCGGGTCCGGGCGCGGTGCGGTGATGCAGCCCTGGGAGTCGCGGGTCTACCGCCGCTGA
- a CDS encoding TetR/AcrR family transcriptional regulator produces MARDSEATRARILDAAEAEFAAYGIAGSRVDRIADAALANKALIYKYFGTKDELFDAVFAHRVLAFVDEVEFDATDLPGYAGRSFDLYERFPTTLRLTTWYQLERPDGKLPAIVASNDAKLAKIEEAQRAGKLTTAYSPLELLTEVRALAMSWHLHTPELALVRRPSRARCREIVVESVRRLVEND; encoded by the coding sequence ATGGCCAGAGACTCCGAAGCGACCCGCGCACGCATCCTCGACGCTGCCGAGGCCGAGTTCGCGGCGTACGGCATCGCCGGCTCGCGCGTCGACCGGATCGCGGATGCGGCGCTGGCAAACAAGGCGCTGATCTACAAGTACTTCGGCACCAAGGACGAGCTCTTCGACGCCGTCTTCGCCCACCGGGTGCTCGCGTTCGTCGACGAGGTCGAGTTCGACGCCACCGACCTGCCCGGTTATGCGGGGCGCTCCTTCGACCTCTACGAGCGCTTCCCCACGACCCTTCGGCTGACGACGTGGTATCAGCTCGAGCGACCCGACGGGAAGCTCCCCGCGATCGTCGCCTCCAACGACGCGAAGCTCGCCAAGATCGAGGAGGCGCAACGAGCGGGGAAGCTGACGACGGCCTACTCCCCCCTCGAGCTGCTCACCGAGGTGCGCGCCCTCGCGATGAGCTGGCATCTCCACACCCCCGAGCTGGCGCTCGTGCGCCGGCCGAGCCGCGCCCGGTGCCGGGAGATCGTCGTCGAGAGCGTCCGGCGCCTGGTGGAGAACGACTAG
- a CDS encoding OsmC family protein: MALTHDYTVSVEWTGNRGTGTSGYRDYARDHVVRIDGLPEILGSADPTFRGDASRHNPEQLLLASLAQCHMLSYLHQAVTVGVIVLDYHDAATATMETQGTGGRFTRAVLHPVVTVADESMIEAATTAHHQAHLDCFIASSVNFPVETEPTVIVGGLNR, encoded by the coding sequence ATGGCACTGACCCACGACTACACGGTCTCGGTGGAGTGGACGGGCAACCGTGGCACCGGGACGAGCGGCTACCGCGACTACGCCCGCGACCACGTCGTACGCATCGACGGGCTGCCCGAGATCCTCGGCTCCGCCGACCCGACCTTCCGTGGTGACGCGAGCCGGCACAACCCCGAGCAGCTGCTGCTGGCCTCCCTGGCGCAGTGCCACATGCTCTCCTACCTGCACCAGGCGGTGACGGTCGGTGTGATCGTGCTCGACTACCACGACGCCGCGACCGCGACCATGGAGACGCAGGGGACCGGCGGCCGGTTCACCCGCGCCGTGCTCCACCCCGTCGTCACCGTCGCCGACGAGTCCATGATCGAGGCCGCGACCACCGCCCACCACCAGGCCCACCTGGACTGCTTCATCGCGAGCAGCGTGAACTTCCCGGTCGAGACCGAGCCCACCGTCATCGTCGGGGGACTGAATCGGTAG
- a CDS encoding AMP-binding protein: MTSTTSTDALRAARDALIAQRVDYSAAVDTFRWPDVGESFNFAHDWFDPMARGNEAPGLIIAEPDGSRAAYSFDELARRSDAVARYLGRLGVGRGDSVVVMLGNQVELWETMLGAMKLGAVLMPTTTAVGTAELVDRVARGRAKAVVCNAEDTGKFDGVPGDYVRICVGEQAGWHGYAAAAAESQEPLEHPGNATSDALLLYFTSGTTSRPKLVEHTHYTYPVGHLSTMYWLGLRPGDVHMNISSPGWAKHAWSNFFAPWLAGATVFVLNYARFEAATLLQRIREEHVTSMCAPPTVWRMLIQADLSGGRGSLREAISAGEPLNPEVISQVRQAWGLTIRDGFGQTEMTATVANSPGQPVRPGSMGRPLPGVPVVLVDPIEGTVIEGAGEGELCLDLSAHPATLMTGYRDDEKRTADAMRGGFFHTGDVAGRDADGYITYVGRTDDVFKASDYKVSPFELESVLIEHPAVAEAAVVPAPDPVRLAVPKAYVSLTAGHEPTAETARAILEFARDHLPPYLRVRRLEFFDLPKTISGKIRRVELRGREQDVVDQRPPGEHRYEDFFTRS, translated from the coding sequence ATGACGAGTACGACTTCGACGGATGCCCTGCGTGCCGCCCGGGACGCGCTGATCGCCCAGCGCGTCGACTACTCCGCGGCGGTCGACACCTTCCGCTGGCCCGACGTCGGCGAGAGCTTCAACTTCGCCCACGACTGGTTCGACCCGATGGCGCGCGGCAACGAGGCCCCGGGGCTGATCATCGCGGAGCCGGACGGGTCGCGGGCTGCGTACTCCTTCGACGAGCTGGCGCGGCGCTCGGACGCGGTGGCGCGCTACCTCGGACGGCTCGGGGTCGGGCGAGGGGACAGCGTGGTCGTCATGCTCGGCAACCAGGTCGAGCTGTGGGAGACCATGCTGGGGGCGATGAAGCTCGGGGCGGTGCTGATGCCGACAACGACCGCGGTCGGCACGGCCGAGCTGGTCGACCGGGTCGCCCGGGGCCGGGCGAAGGCGGTGGTCTGCAACGCCGAGGACACCGGCAAGTTCGACGGCGTGCCCGGCGACTACGTCCGGATCTGCGTGGGGGAGCAGGCGGGCTGGCACGGGTACGCCGCAGCCGCCGCGGAGAGCCAGGAGCCGCTCGAGCATCCCGGCAACGCCACGAGCGACGCGCTGCTGCTCTACTTCACCAGCGGCACCACGAGCCGGCCGAAGCTCGTCGAGCACACCCACTACACCTACCCGGTCGGGCACCTGTCGACGATGTACTGGCTCGGTCTGCGCCCCGGCGACGTTCACATGAACATCTCCAGCCCCGGCTGGGCCAAGCACGCCTGGTCGAACTTCTTCGCGCCGTGGCTCGCGGGTGCGACCGTCTTCGTGCTCAACTACGCCCGCTTCGAGGCGGCCACGCTGCTGCAGCGCATCCGGGAGGAGCACGTCACCAGCATGTGCGCCCCGCCGACGGTGTGGCGGATGCTCATCCAGGCCGACCTCAGCGGCGGCCGCGGCTCGCTCCGCGAGGCGATCAGCGCGGGGGAGCCGCTCAACCCCGAGGTGATCAGCCAGGTGCGCCAGGCCTGGGGCCTGACCATCCGGGACGGCTTCGGCCAGACCGAGATGACCGCGACGGTGGCCAACAGCCCCGGTCAGCCGGTGCGGCCGGGCTCGATGGGACGCCCGCTTCCCGGCGTACCCGTCGTGCTGGTCGACCCGATCGAGGGCACCGTGATCGAGGGAGCGGGGGAGGGGGAGCTCTGCCTCGACCTCTCCGCGCACCCGGCCACGCTGATGACCGGCTACCGCGACGACGAGAAGCGCACCGCCGACGCGATGCGCGGCGGCTTCTTCCACACCGGCGACGTCGCCGGCCGCGACGCGGACGGCTACATCACCTACGTCGGCCGCACCGACGACGTCTTCAAGGCCTCCGACTACAAGGTCTCGCCCTTCGAGCTGGAGTCGGTCCTGATCGAGCACCCCGCCGTGGCCGAGGCCGCGGTCGTCCCTGCCCCGGACCCGGTGCGGCTCGCCGTCCCCAAGGCGTACGTCTCCCTCACCGCCGGCCACGAGCCGACCGCCGAGACCGCCCGGGCCATCCTCGAGTTCGCCCGTGACCACCTGCCGCCCTACCTGCGGGTGCGTCGCCTGGAGTTCTTCGACCTGCCCAAGACGATCTCCGGGAAGATCCGCCGCGTCGAGCTTCGCGGCCGGGAACAGGACGTCGTCGACCAGCGACCGCCGGGCGAGCACCGCTACGAGGACTTCTTCACCCGCAGCTAG